The nucleotide sequence GATAAAGTAATAATTGAAATTAAGGCGGCAAAAACTATTGCTAATGAGCACGAAGCCCAGTTGTTAAACTATCTTAAAGCGATGGATATAGAAGTTGGATTACTTTTAAACTTTGGCGATAAACCAGAAATTAAACGAAAAGCTTTTGATAACAGAAGAAAATAAAACAGGATGCTGTCAAACGCA is from Patescibacteria group bacterium and encodes:
- a CDS encoding GxxExxY protein, translated to DKVIIEIKAAKTIANEHEAQLLNYLKAMDIEVGLLLNFGDKPEIKRKAFDNRRK